A stretch of Gasterosteus aculeatus chromosome 4, fGasAcu3.hap1.1, whole genome shotgun sequence DNA encodes these proteins:
- the LOC120816872 gene encoding fibroblast growth factor 4-like — translation MSSSRSKFPLLLFGILLCSSFAPLPVISSKRHSIRSAGQLVRAFGSCWDKREVTARDGEYLLGIKRLRRLYCNVGIGFHIQVLPNGKITGVHNENRYSILEMSPVERGVVTLFGVRSGLFIAMSNKGKLYGSGRYNDECKFKENLLANNYNAYESAAYPGMYIGLSKTGKTKRGNRVTPTMTVTHFLPRI, via the exons ATGTCATCGTCAAGGTCGAAGTTCCCTCTGCTCCTGTTTGGTATCCTGCTGTGCAGCTCCTTTGCTCCTCTCCCAGTTATCAGCAGTAAGAGACATAGCATACGGAGCGCCGGGCAATTGGTGCGTGCCTTCGGCAGCTGCTGGGACAAGAGAGAGGTGACTGCTAGAGATGGAGAATACCTGCTGGGGATAAAGAGGCTAAGAAGACTTTACTGTAATGTGGGCATTGGCTTCCACATTCAGGTCTTACCAAATGGGAAGATCACAGGCGTGCACAATGAAAACAGATACA GCATTCTGGAGATGTCCCCAGTGGAGAGAGGAGTGGTCACTCTGTTTGGAGTGAGAAGCGGCCTCTTTATTGCCATGAGCAACAAAGGGAAACTCTACGGCTCG GGTCGATACAACGATGAATGTAAGTTCAAGGAGAATCTCCTGGCCAACAACTATAATGCCTATGAATCTGCCGCCTACCCCGGGATGTACATCGGCCTCAGCAAGACTGGCAAAACCAAGAGAGGCAACCGGGTCACACCCACCATGACAGTGACACACTTTCTGCCTAGGATATGA